In Arcanobacterium wilhelmae, the following are encoded in one genomic region:
- a CDS encoding carbon starvation CstA family protein: protein MSTTEVPTYTPEEEKYVIRNREGVPVGVKPHNKWTPAKIALWVVISLLGATGWAMLAIIRGEEVNSIWFVITSICTYAIGYRFYALYIQKKIMIPDDRNATPAERINNGRDYDPTNRVVLYGHHFAAIAGAGPLVGPVLAAQMGYLPGTLWIIFGVLIAGAVQDMLVLFFSMRRGGRSLGKMAQDEIGKIGGAVATVAVLVMLMIVLAVLAMVCVNALAESPWGVFSVGMTIPLAICMGLWLRYISPGRITEVSIAGCIGLVICIIGGRYVAESSLGAYLHVSPTTLVIVMVIYGFFAAVLPVWVLLTPRDYLSTFMKVGTIAILALGIVWVRPTLEMPAVTEFATNTDGPVFAGTLFPFLFITIACGALSGMHATVSSGTTPKMIQKESQARMIGYGGMLMESFVAIMALAAAASLNQGIYFGMNTSAATVDKLAGTAVVQQYTPDGDKTKADREEITNVAVHNLGVTTTKGEKINPVWNTFDKDGNEIRVEGAAALKQVAQDVGEPHVVSRTGGAPTLAVAMSNILHKVGGGTAMMGFWYHFAIMFEALFILSAVDAVTRVARFQVSEALGGIWPKFHDPNWKVGAWFSTAVVVASWGSLLLMGVTDPRGGIQTLYPLFGIANQLIAALALLICVVVVARKGFVKYIWIPLVPFLFDLLVTFAASFEKIFSTDPKIGYWEQWRQARALLPTLTDPKQIEDTEAVVRNTFIQGTLSIVFVLAVAFVVVCAAIRVWKTISTKNFTNSEDPFQESNFYAPTQLVASKLEKKIEAEYAVVGDPDLIPGIKKPHGH, encoded by the coding sequence ATGTCAACCACTGAAGTTCCCACCTACACACCTGAAGAAGAGAAGTACGTCATCCGTAACAGGGAAGGCGTGCCCGTCGGCGTCAAGCCCCACAACAAGTGGACCCCCGCCAAGATTGCCCTGTGGGTAGTCATTTCTCTCCTCGGTGCAACCGGTTGGGCCATGCTCGCAATCATCCGCGGAGAAGAGGTGAACTCGATCTGGTTCGTGATCACCTCGATCTGTACCTATGCGATCGGTTACCGCTTCTACGCGCTGTACATCCAAAAGAAGATCATGATCCCGGACGATCGCAACGCCACCCCGGCTGAGCGAATCAACAACGGTCGCGATTACGATCCCACCAACCGAGTGGTTCTTTACGGTCACCACTTCGCAGCTATCGCAGGCGCTGGTCCGCTCGTCGGCCCGGTCCTGGCAGCTCAGATGGGCTACCTGCCCGGCACCTTGTGGATCATCTTCGGCGTGCTGATCGCCGGCGCTGTCCAGGATATGCTGGTGCTCTTCTTCTCCATGCGTCGCGGCGGCCGCTCGCTCGGCAAGATGGCTCAGGATGAAATCGGCAAGATCGGTGGCGCTGTTGCCACGGTCGCCGTGCTCGTGATGCTCATGATCGTGCTCGCCGTGCTCGCCATGGTCTGCGTGAACGCTCTCGCCGAGTCGCCCTGGGGCGTGTTCTCGGTGGGTATGACGATCCCGCTCGCAATCTGCATGGGCCTGTGGTTGCGTTACATCTCCCCGGGCCGCATCACCGAGGTGTCGATCGCAGGCTGCATCGGCCTCGTCATCTGCATCATCGGTGGCCGTTACGTGGCAGAGTCCTCGCTCGGCGCCTACCTCCACGTTTCGCCCACTACCTTGGTGATCGTTATGGTGATCTACGGCTTCTTCGCCGCAGTTCTGCCGGTGTGGGTGCTCCTCACCCCGCGTGATTACCTCTCGACCTTCATGAAGGTTGGCACCATCGCCATCCTCGCCCTCGGTATCGTGTGGGTTCGCCCCACCCTTGAGATGCCGGCAGTCACCGAGTTCGCCACCAACACGGACGGCCCGGTGTTCGCAGGTACCCTCTTCCCATTCCTCTTCATCACCATCGCCTGTGGTGCGCTCTCGGGCATGCACGCAACCGTGTCCTCGGGAACCACCCCGAAGATGATTCAGAAGGAATCCCAGGCCCGCATGATTGGCTACGGCGGTATGCTCATGGAGTCCTTCGTGGCGATCATGGCCCTCGCGGCCGCAGCCTCCCTTAACCAGGGAATCTACTTCGGTATGAACACCTCGGCCGCAACGGTCGATAAGCTCGCTGGCACCGCCGTCGTGCAGCAGTACACCCCGGATGGGGACAAGACGAAGGCTGATCGCGAAGAGATCACCAACGTCGCTGTTCACAACCTCGGCGTCACCACTACCAAGGGTGAGAAGATCAACCCAGTGTGGAACACATTCGACAAGGACGGCAACGAGATCCGCGTCGAAGGCGCAGCCGCTCTCAAGCAGGTGGCACAAGACGTCGGCGAACCGCACGTCGTCTCCCGTACTGGTGGTGCACCAACCCTGGCCGTGGCAATGTCCAACATTCTCCACAAGGTCGGCGGTGGAACCGCGATGATGGGCTTCTGGTACCACTTCGCGATCATGTTCGAGGCCCTATTCATTCTCTCCGCCGTGGACGCCGTGACCCGTGTGGCACGCTTCCAGGTCTCTGAGGCCCTCGGCGGAATCTGGCCGAAGTTCCACGATCCGAACTGGAAGGTCGGCGCCTGGTTCTCCACCGCCGTCGTGGTCGCTTCGTGGGGCTCGCTCCTGCTGATGGGCGTGACTGATCCTCGAGGCGGAATCCAGACCTTGTACCCGCTGTTCGGTATCGCTAACCAGCTGATCGCGGCTCTGGCGCTGCTGATCTGCGTGGTCGTGGTGGCACGCAAGGGCTTCGTCAAGTACATCTGGATCCCGCTCGTGCCGTTCCTGTTCGACCTGCTCGTCACCTTCGCGGCATCGTTCGAGAAGATCTTCTCCACGGATCCGAAGATCGGCTACTGGGAGCAGTGGCGCCAGGCTCGTGCGCTCCTGCCGACACTGACCGATCCGAAGCAGATTGAAGACACGGAGGCGGTTGTCCGCAACACCTTCATTCAGGGCACTCTCTCGATTGTGTTCGTCCTTGCGGTGGCGTTCGTGGTGGTCTGCGCGGCGATCCGCGTCTGGAAGACCATCTCGACGAAGAACTTCACCAACTCGGAGGATCCGTTCCAGGAGTCGAACTTCTACGCACCCACGCAGCTGGTTGCCTCGAAGCTCGAAAAGAAGATCGAAGCTGAGTACGCGGTTGTCGGTGATCCGGATCTGATCCCGGGCATCAAGAAGCCGCACGGCCACTGA
- a CDS encoding alpha/beta fold hydrolase: MRKTSRGIVAALGAASVLLTPALANAAPNDPAGQQPAYTSSTASVSTQATTDADKALIAAAIAHAATASEKDATPAPAATTDPTPAPQPSATPTAEPSPSSSASPSADPTTAPSAQPSATPAPEPSITPTTAPTTDATASPSAEPSPSASPSETPAPAPNADPTPSASPTYDPAPKWDSFAKDKPEYPESAKQFDPDGDGKYVIPEPVQGGKGAGAVPAGLEKYYNQKIQWGKCDLPDLITDDNGKQYTANDGATVSPEGVKTTRIARNVECGYVIVPVDYSKPDGERMAVYVYHAAARDVNSDVSGDLSDPNRATNGLLFVNPGGPGGDSTTFANDLAWAGMRMLTQEVDGKVTYLDDPSNPYAPLSRFDIVGVAPRGTAHSMPSILCNSVETDRLADSLKLSPADYGDFTKFVHNDCVTQSVAQFPGMDGENYVNHAGVINTARDMDVVRAILGQEKLSYYGVSYGTRLGNQYRSLFENNIDRMLLDSSTNQLVNNYPLLKPYQDEAIAPAGYYDGGLAQHRAIDQTFRHFLATCLTSGECALADNAKLDPKSVTPEQIQAVLDKYTELMRGAAKDSSYVAKAYEGRDFTFDDMTIGTIQAMYATSLWPKLQAALNALVVEKDPSGLLELGDQYYSRTWDPDKKKLVYDVDSSKPYRFQTLSCLDELAQKEAYSSSELSKLAYEAAPWRYSSPEAASGDGVEYPDYCAQWTASEKALSVVSQTVKPLATLVLGNAFDFATPFWQSVVHAKLNQGYLIISPNPTHGVYFDTKCAMNIVGRFLDVGPKQFDLDFANGLFKDAKYTGAQGVDTVDIYSKPTVATECQLISFRPANLFEPEGTPLIKLVPATKIADKKNNAPTPQQKAKPQEKKNSQGGHASAVKPNAPMAQHNAAPMAQQGGLAHTGANVATLAAVAALTMIVGGASVAMRRKEN, encoded by the coding sequence ATGAGGAAAACCTCGCGCGGGATCGTCGCAGCCCTGGGAGCTGCCAGCGTCCTCCTCACGCCGGCACTCGCCAATGCCGCACCAAACGATCCAGCAGGTCAGCAGCCTGCATATACCTCATCGACAGCTAGCGTTTCGACGCAGGCAACCACCGACGCCGACAAGGCCCTGATTGCGGCCGCAATTGCACACGCAGCCACCGCGAGCGAAAAGGACGCCACACCAGCACCCGCCGCGACCACCGATCCGACGCCGGCACCGCAGCCAAGCGCGACCCCAACTGCCGAGCCAAGCCCGTCGTCGTCGGCAAGCCCGAGCGCCGACCCAACCACAGCGCCGTCGGCGCAGCCGAGCGCCACCCCGGCGCCTGAGCCGTCAATCACGCCGACCACCGCGCCAACCACGGACGCGACTGCCTCGCCGTCGGCGGAACCCAGCCCGTCGGCTAGCCCGAGCGAAACTCCCGCTCCAGCGCCGAACGCAGACCCGACGCCGTCGGCTAGCCCGACCTACGATCCGGCACCGAAGTGGGACTCGTTCGCGAAGGATAAGCCGGAGTACCCGGAGTCGGCCAAGCAATTCGACCCGGACGGCGACGGCAAATACGTGATCCCCGAGCCAGTCCAAGGCGGCAAAGGTGCCGGCGCGGTCCCGGCGGGGCTCGAGAAGTACTACAACCAGAAAATCCAGTGGGGTAAGTGCGACCTGCCCGACCTCATCACCGACGACAACGGCAAGCAGTACACCGCAAACGACGGCGCGACCGTCAGCCCGGAAGGCGTGAAGACAACCCGGATCGCACGTAACGTCGAGTGTGGTTACGTGATCGTTCCGGTGGACTACTCCAAGCCCGACGGCGAGCGCATGGCCGTCTACGTCTACCACGCCGCCGCTCGCGACGTGAACTCCGACGTCTCCGGTGATCTTTCCGATCCGAACCGCGCCACGAACGGCCTCCTGTTCGTCAACCCGGGCGGTCCGGGCGGCGACTCGACGACGTTCGCAAACGACCTCGCCTGGGCAGGCATGCGTATGCTCACTCAGGAAGTGGACGGCAAGGTCACATACCTGGACGATCCGAGTAACCCGTATGCGCCGCTGTCGCGCTTCGACATTGTGGGTGTGGCGCCGCGCGGCACCGCACACTCGATGCCATCGATCCTGTGCAACTCGGTGGAAACCGACCGTCTCGCCGATTCGCTCAAACTCTCGCCTGCCGATTACGGCGACTTCACGAAGTTCGTCCACAACGACTGCGTGACCCAGTCGGTCGCCCAATTCCCGGGCATGGACGGCGAAAACTACGTCAACCACGCCGGCGTGATCAACACGGCGCGCGACATGGACGTGGTTCGCGCGATCCTTGGCCAGGAGAAGCTCTCCTACTACGGCGTTTCGTACGGCACGCGCCTGGGCAACCAGTACCGCTCGCTGTTCGAGAACAACATCGACCGCATGCTGCTCGACTCGTCCACCAACCAGTTGGTGAACAACTACCCGCTGCTCAAGCCGTACCAGGACGAGGCCATCGCGCCGGCCGGCTACTACGACGGCGGTCTGGCGCAGCACCGTGCGATCGACCAGACGTTCCGCCACTTCCTCGCGACCTGCCTGACTTCGGGCGAGTGCGCACTGGCAGATAACGCGAAGCTCGATCCGAAGTCGGTCACCCCGGAGCAGATTCAGGCCGTGCTCGACAAGTACACGGAGCTGATGCGCGGGGCCGCGAAGGACAGCTCCTACGTGGCGAAAGCCTACGAGGGCCGCGATTTCACGTTCGACGACATGACGATCGGTACGATCCAGGCGATGTACGCCACCTCGCTGTGGCCGAAGCTCCAGGCGGCACTGAACGCACTCGTTGTTGAGAAGGATCCGTCGGGCTTGCTGGAGCTTGGCGACCAGTACTACTCACGTACGTGGGATCCGGACAAGAAGAAGCTCGTCTACGACGTCGACTCCTCGAAGCCGTACCGTTTCCAGACGCTCTCCTGCCTCGACGAGCTTGCGCAGAAGGAAGCGTACTCTTCGAGCGAGCTGAGCAAGCTTGCGTACGAGGCTGCGCCGTGGCGCTACTCGAGCCCTGAAGCCGCCTCCGGCGACGGCGTCGAGTACCCGGACTACTGCGCCCAGTGGACGGCGTCCGAGAAGGCACTGTCGGTGGTTTCGCAGACTGTCAAGCCGCTTGCGACGCTCGTGCTCGGTAACGCGTTCGACTTCGCGACCCCGTTCTGGCAGTCCGTTGTGCATGCGAAGCTCAACCAGGGTTACCTGATCATCTCGCCGAACCCGACCCACGGCGTGTACTTTGACACGAAGTGCGCCATGAACATTGTGGGCCGCTTCCTCGATGTTGGCCCCAAGCAGTTCGATCTCGACTTTGCAAACGGGCTGTTTAAGGACGCGAAGTACACCGGTGCGCAAGGCGTGGACACGGTAGACATTTACTCCAAGCCGACCGTGGCCACCGAGTGCCAGTTGATCTCGTTCCGTCCGGCCAACCTGTTTGAGCCGGAAGGTACACCGCTGATCAAGCTCGTGCCGGCAACGAAGATCGCGGACAAGAAGAATAACGCGCCGACACCGCAGCAGAAGGCGAAGCCGCAGGAGAAGAAGAACTCCCAGGGTGGTCACGCCTCGGCCGTGAAGCCGAACGCGCCGATGGCTCAGCACAACGCCGCGCCGATGGCACAGCAGGGCGGCCTCGCACACACCGGCGCGAATGTGGCCACGCTGGCCGCGGTTGCCGCGCTCACGATGATCGTGGGTGGCGCCTCGGTGGCGATGCGTCGCAAGGAGAACTGA
- a CDS encoding YbaK/EbsC family protein — translation MPYSRRRSPQLRSEQQVAFGRAAPAGVVGNRRKWKEKAEEAQKLTGRPLGAIGAIGPIAMQTPMPVVIDSGVLELEKALVSGGARGAQVMLDPKDLVELTGATLAPIVK, via the coding sequence TTGCCGTACTCCCGACGCCGGTCACCGCAGTTGCGTAGCGAGCAACAAGTCGCGTTCGGACGCGCGGCGCCCGCAGGCGTCGTCGGCAACCGACGCAAGTGGAAGGAGAAGGCTGAAGAAGCGCAAAAGCTCACGGGCCGCCCGCTCGGCGCAATCGGCGCAATCGGCCCGATCGCGATGCAAACCCCGATGCCAGTGGTGATCGATTCTGGCGTGCTCGAGCTCGAGAAGGCGCTCGTCTCGGGTGGTGCGCGTGGCGCGCAGGTGATGCTCGATCCGAAAGATCTTGTGGAGCTGACGGGTGCAACGCTCGCCCCGATCGTGAAGTAG
- a CDS encoding amidohydrolase family protein, whose product MDSPVNAIDMHAHIYPARYLDFLEEIGVDPATTAIARNINADDTEADMAKRLEWMDRAGVATQVLAATPQIPSVADPDKSAQAARMINDIYADVVARYPGRFLALGSLPLPHVEESIAEIGRIFDELHFHGIAFPTVLPGGLSIADPQLDPIWEELDRRGALVNIHATGSGAHTPMITDFWLTWVNGAPMEDAIATLQLMKKDHPNRFPHVRLHIAHLAGDLAFLSQRIEDNYTDWDSFASSPREMLHHMYYDAANFHEPSLRLAVETYGDSQIMAGSDIPYFQEDKYVRAFDYIRTAKLDDDVKAKILRGNAQALLGL is encoded by the coding sequence ATGGACTCCCCCGTCAACGCGATTGACATGCACGCACACATCTACCCCGCCCGCTATCTCGATTTCCTCGAGGAAATCGGCGTGGACCCCGCAACCACCGCGATCGCCCGCAACATCAACGCGGACGATACCGAGGCCGATATGGCCAAGCGCCTCGAGTGGATGGACAGAGCTGGTGTTGCCACACAGGTCCTCGCCGCTACTCCGCAGATCCCATCCGTCGCTGATCCAGACAAGTCCGCGCAAGCCGCGCGCATGATCAACGACATCTACGCCGACGTCGTCGCCCGCTATCCCGGCCGTTTCCTCGCGCTCGGCTCGCTCCCGCTCCCCCACGTTGAAGAATCCATCGCAGAGATCGGGCGCATTTTCGACGAACTGCACTTCCACGGGATCGCGTTCCCCACAGTCCTGCCCGGCGGGCTCTCGATCGCCGACCCGCAACTCGACCCGATCTGGGAAGAACTCGACCGACGCGGCGCGCTCGTGAACATCCACGCCACCGGCTCCGGCGCGCATACACCCATGATCACGGATTTCTGGCTCACCTGGGTGAACGGCGCTCCGATGGAGGATGCGATCGCCACGCTGCAGCTCATGAAGAAGGACCACCCGAACCGGTTCCCGCACGTGCGCCTGCATATCGCACACTTGGCTGGCGACCTCGCTTTCCTTTCCCAACGCATCGAAGATAACTACACTGACTGGGATTCGTTCGCCAGCTCGCCGCGCGAGATGCTGCACCACATGTATTACGACGCCGCGAACTTCCATGAGCCGTCGCTACGCCTGGCGGTTGAAACGTACGGCGATAGCCAAATCATGGCCGGCTCCGACATCCCCTACTTCCAAGAAGATAAGTACGTGCGCGCGTTTGATTACATTCGCACCGCCAAGCTCGACGACGACGTGAAGGCGAAGATTTTGCGCGGGAACGCCCAGGCTCTGCTTGGTCTGTAG
- a CDS encoding (4Fe-4S)-binding protein has translation MSVSDIPEGYKAYDAEGISVLWNPPICQHSGNCVRGNGDVFSKNRRPWIDPAAADAEEIAAIIDTCPSGALKYILHKES, from the coding sequence ATGAGCGTTTCCGACATCCCAGAAGGGTACAAGGCCTACGACGCCGAGGGCATCAGCGTGCTGTGGAACCCGCCGATCTGCCAACATTCGGGGAACTGCGTGCGTGGGAATGGCGACGTGTTCAGCAAGAACCGCCGCCCCTGGATCGATCCGGCCGCCGCTGACGCCGAAGAGATCGCCGCGATCATCGACACCTGCCCCTCCGGCGCACTCAAATACATCCTGCATAAGGAAAGCTGA